In Vicia villosa cultivar HV-30 ecotype Madison, WI unplaced genomic scaffold, Vvil1.0 ctg.001062F_1_1, whole genome shotgun sequence, one DNA window encodes the following:
- the LOC131633014 gene encoding probable ubiquitin-like-specific protease 2B, which translates to MVPNNLEVNFDINRILTFIILHVDKVNDFADISGIDVDGFGGNFNFGMDWITWENMLDNKKKCELEAAKLLNWSPYKNHVEHMIEDINDDVSLLPSTQIPFVDINTEVTNEDMSGNTQSSNVSNIATYDSLYASLNDCGWSSCTSNSNMISEEFVYPKGDSDAITLSKKDVDLLQPKTYINDTIIDFYTIYLKNKLQENEKDRFHFFNSFFFRKLADMDKIPPNACDGKSAFLRVRKWTRKVNLFEKDYIFIPVNFNLHWSLIVICHPAEVLNINERDIEKALRIPCILHLDSIKGYHSDIKDLVRSYLWEEWKERKKETCGEDLSSKFLNMLFLSIEVPQQENSYDCGIFLLHYLELFLAEAPFNFNPLKITKLSNFLNLDWFPPEEAYRKRNIIRKLIFELVENHKSHEGIFLDNYHDQHCVEHHDNTIDGQSNLINREATTSQFDQGIEMDPSFDASSIIYKENFEQEAPLENSFGKCQYFDPPSSNHWFNGSTIKIEEETTILPQSSCSSHGSNGVEISNIKSVGNKYWYHDLFYQGTPTLQLNQVIHAVDNKVIDNDVRIIEDMKTCPWVERPAKKRQLMPLPRWK; encoded by the exons ATGGTTCCTAATAATCTTGAAGTGAATTTTGACATTAATAGAATTTTGACATTTATAATTCTCCATGTAGATAAAGTAAATGATTTTGCTGATATTTCTGGCATTGATGTTGACGGATTTGGCGGTAACTTTAATTTTGGGATGGATTGGATCACATGGGAAAACATGCTTGATAACAAAAAGAAGTGTGAGTTGGAAGCTGCTAAACTATTAAATTGGTCACCTTATAAAAATCATGTTGAACATATGATAGAAGATATCAATGATGATGTGTCTTTGTTACCGTCAACTCAG attcCATTTGTTGACATTAATACAGAAGTTACTAATGAAGACATGTCTGGAAATACTCAATCTAGTAATGTATCTAATATTGCAACATATGATTCACTATATG cttcattgaatgACTGTGGATGGAGTTCTTGCACAAGCAATTCCAACATG atatCTGAGGAATTTGTCTATCCAAAAGGGGACTCAGATGCTATAACTCTAAGTAAGAAAGATGTTGATTTATTACAGCCAAAAACATATATCAATGATACGATTATCGACTTTTACACTAT ATACTTGAAGAATAAGTTACAAGAGAATGAAAAGGATCGATTCCATTTTTTCAATAGTTTTTTCTTTCGAAAGTTGGCTGATATGGACAAAATTCCACCCAATGCTTGTGATGGAAAATCAGCATTTCTACGTGTTCGTAAATGGACAAGAAAAGTAAATCTGTTTGAAAAAGATTACATTTTCATACCAGTGAACTTCAA TCTTCATTGGAGCTTAATAGTAATTTGTCATCCTGCTGAAGTGCTTAATATTAATG AAAGAGATATTGAAAAAGCACTTAGGATACCCTGCATATTGCACTTGGATTCTATAAAGGGATATCATAGTGATATAAAAGACCTTGtgcgaag TTATTTGTGGGAAGAATGGAAAGAAAGGAAGAAAGAAACATGTGGAGAAGATCTCTCATCAAAATTCTTGAATATGCTTTTTCTCTCAATTGAG GTACCACAACAGGAAAACTCATATGATTGTGGCATCTTTTTACTTCATTACTTAGAGCTATTCTTGGCTGAAGCTCCATTTAATTTCAATCCATTAAAAATAACCAAGCTCTCCAACTTT cTTAATTTGGATTGGTTTCCACCTGAGGAGGCTTATCGCAAGAGAAATATTATTCGTAAATTAATCTTTGAATTGGTGGAAAATCATAAATCACATGAAGGCATTTTCCTTGACAATTATCATGACCAACATTGCGTAGAACATCATGATAACACGATTGATGGTCAGTCTAATTTAATCAATCGGGAGGCAACAACTTCTCAATTTGACCAGGGAATAGAAATGGATCCATCTTTCGATGCTTCTAGTATAATTTACAAGGAGAATTTTGAGCAAGAAGCTCCATTGGAAAATTCATTTGGAAAATGTCAATATTTTGATCCGCCGTCATCTAATCATTGGTTCAATGGTTCAACAATTAAAATAGAG GAAGAGACAACAATTTTACCTCAATCAAGTTGTTCATCGCATGGTTCAAATGGTGTAGAGATATCAAATATTAAGTCTGTTGGCAACAAGTATTGGTACCATGACTTGTTCTATCAAGGGACACCAACTTTACAATTAAATCAAGTTATACATGCAGTAGATAACAAGGTCATCGACAATGATGTTCGTATTATCGAAGATATGAAAACTTGTCCTTGGGTGGAGCGACCTGCAAAAAAGAGGCAACTTATGCCTCTACCTAGGTGGAAGTGA